The following coding sequences are from one Humulus lupulus chromosome X, drHumLupu1.1, whole genome shotgun sequence window:
- the LOC133806658 gene encoding uncharacterized protein LOC133806658 — MASSSNPSHIMDELVIEEELEEGLVLQDLGGVGEEEFVYDWRLCLVGRFIFSGTIDFPSMQQTLAALWKPGKGVYMKELDANQFLFQFYHEIDIKRVVAGSPWYFNRKALIITRMKEESNPRYLALNTLDLWVQLHDLKTGFMTSTVLQAVGNYVGAFVESCPKNFMGIWRDYMKIRVTIDLSKPLKRRMRVRKTGDDWIWITFKYENVPTFCFICGILGHSERFCPKLFDTPEHEITRPYGEWMKAPFRRSTKLIGAQWLRNGVRRWHGKDDR; from the coding sequence ATGGCTTCGTCCAGTAATCCCAGTCATATTATGGATGAACTGGTAATTGAAGAAGAGCTTGAAGAAGGTCTCGTGCTCCAAGATCTTGGTGGAGTTGGTGAGGAGGAGTTTGTTTATGATTGGAGATTGTGTTTGGTGGGTCGTTTTATCTTTTCAGGGACTATAGACTTCCCCTCTATGCAGCAAACTCTGGCAGCACTATGGAAACCTGGTAAGGGGGTCTATATGAAGGAACTAGACGCCAACCaatttctatttcaattctaccacgaAATTGATATTAAACGAGTCGTTGCAGGCAGCCCGTGGTATTTTAATAGAAAGGCTTTGATTATCACTCGCATGAAGGAGGAGTCTAACCCCCGTTATCTTGCTCTAAATACGCTAGACTTATGGGTACAACTGCATGATCTTAAAACAGGATTCATGACTTCAACGGTGTTACAGGCTGTCGGAAACTATGTTGGTGCTTTTGTCGAATCTTGTCCTAAAAATTTCATGGGAATCTGGAGGGATTACATGAAGATAAGGGTCACTATTGATCTGTCAAAACCACTGAAACGTCGTATGCGAGTTCGCAAAACTGGAGACGATTGGATATGGATCACATTCAAGTATGAGAATGTTCCCACCTTTTGTTTTATCTGTGGAATATTGGGTCATTCGGAGAGATTTTGTCCAAAACTTTTTGATACACCTGAACATGAAATCACAAGACCATATGGGGAGTGGATGAAAGCTCCGTTTAGGCGTTCAACTAAACTCATTGGAGCACAGTGGCTGAGAAATGGCGTTCGAAGGTGGCACGGAAAGGATGACCGGTAG